GTCTGGCAATTGACAGAAGAGGCCACCCATCCAAATTTGTTTGCCTGGGAAAATCCGTATTTGACGGAAGGTAAGGCCATTGGTCTGGAGTCCAACCCGTCGGGAAAAATCCCAGTATTCATTAAAATGGGCGGTAGTTTGGATGACCTCCGCCCAAAACTGGAAGCGCACTCCCTGTTTTGTCCATGAAATGTAGTTGGACGGTTCAGACCCGAATGCACAATTGCAATTGAACTGCTTTGGCATAGAATATGCCGGCTTTCCCAGAAAAATAGAGGCCCGTTTTGGCGACGGAAAACTGAATATGGTCTGGATTTTAACGGGTAAAGTTGAAGAGAATCGTATTCGGGAAAAATTGAAGGCCGAATACGGCGAACCCGTATTTGTGAACGATGCCTGGGAAATTTTTGACGGTTGGACGGTTGGTCTCAGAAAAGACAAGCCCGAATTGCTCTTGCTCACCAAAGAGCTGGGGCAATTTTACAAGAAAGAATATTTCAAGCAGTAATGGCAGTTACATACCACTTTTGATGTAAACCAGGTGTTGTTTTCTGCCATCTGCACACGAATCGCACAAATTGCTACAGGATGGCACCCTTCCTTGTAAGAAATTTACTAGCTTACAGGATAAACAAAGGCGCTTCAAATGGAAAAAGTACAGATTTTCTGGGATCCCAGTGGTATCGAACTCGACCAATTGGGCAAAAAGACAAAATCGGGCGACCCCGCCGATGGCGACACACCTTATGTGCGAATGCCCATACGCATGTTGGGCATCGACACACCTGAGACCAGCTATCAAGGTGGTGAGACCACCGCTAACAACAAACTGAACGAATTGAAAACGCTGCTTGAAACGGGAAACTTTGATAGTTGGATCGACCCTGAACTCAAGGCCCATATAGTGCCCCGATTGGTCAGTGCCGGTACAAGGCAGATAACACAGGGTAACCAAGCCAAAACGGTGTTCAAACAATTACTCGATACACGATTGGCCAAACCCAACGGTACAAACCGCAGTCTTTTTGTCATGGCAGCCGACGAACACTTTGACCGGTATGGACGCCTACTGGCCTACATTGCGCCCAGTTTTACAAAGACCGAGCTCGCCACGGTAAGTTTAGAGCAACGCAAGACCTTTAACCTGTTGTTGTTGGAGTCGGGCTGGGCCAGCAGCATCATTATCTACCCCAACCTACCCAAAAACAGTGATTTACGGTTAGCGCGAACCGCGGTCAAAAACGCAGTTGAAAACAACCTCGGTGCCTGGGCCGACCCGTTGATGCTAACGGCCTACGAATACCGTATGTGCATAAAGCTCTACAATGCCTGTAAAAAGGCAAAGGCGAGCAATGGTTTTTTTATCAGGGAATCTGACTGGGTACAACGCTACTGTATCGACATGACCACCCTTAAGGTCTACAATCCACAGCAATATTTAAAGGTAAAACCTGAAAACCGCCTATTTATCTGGCCCTTTGAAATTCGTGATGCGGTGGGCGAACTGAATTTGATCGCAGCGGAATAAACTGAGCATTTTTTTGGTCCAGTCTACAACAAGCCATCTATTTTGGTGGCTATGCTTATTTTTATTTGGAATATGAACAGGTAAGCCACAAGTATAGGTTGAATGAATAAATTAGATTTTAGCATATTATTGAGAGTAAAAGGTCTGGACACAGTGGACATAAAAAAGAAAATGAAGGAGAAAGGATTTGAGGATTCTGAAATACAGTACTATTTAAAAAGATCGGATGAAATCTTTCTAAATCAGTCCATGCACTACAAGGGGTTGAAGTCTAAAGGAAAAAACAAGAATGGCATAAAAATGATAGCTCTAGCACTTATTCTTGTGCTCTTAGTTAATGTTTTTTTTGGTTTCGCCACTATAGGCTTAGTGGGACTTTTTATTATATGGAGTTTAGTCAGATCTAGTTCCTACAGGAGATAAGGAAAACGAAGAATATACCCTCGCTACAACTTGTTTCCAACGAGCGGTTAGCGCCATGTTCATGTTAGTCCCAAAGACTATCGGAATACACCGGTAGTTTCACAAATCCCCTACAGCGAAAACCAATTTTTGTGATTCCTCCCCCACCTAAGACGCATTCAGAATAACAGAACACCCCTCACCCATTGACTGCTGCCCAGGGCGGTGCAACCAAGGGAATCATTCATTTTCTTATAACAGCCTCTACCAGCACCTTGAGTTCTTCTTCTAAACTAATTTCAGGAAAAGGCTTTCCCGCCTGTCGGTACCAATACCGTGCATTCCATTCATCACCCTCTTTGCGATGCAGATACGCATGGACCCATTTGGCCATGGCGTCGCTTAAGTGATCCACCAAATCGTGCGCTGCATG
This portion of the Flagellimonas lutaonensis genome encodes:
- a CDS encoding thermonuclease family protein, which produces MEKVQIFWDPSGIELDQLGKKTKSGDPADGDTPYVRMPIRMLGIDTPETSYQGGETTANNKLNELKTLLETGNFDSWIDPELKAHIVPRLVSAGTRQITQGNQAKTVFKQLLDTRLAKPNGTNRSLFVMAADEHFDRYGRLLAYIAPSFTKTELATVSLEQRKTFNLLLLESGWASSIIIYPNLPKNSDLRLARTAVKNAVENNLGAWADPLMLTAYEYRMCIKLYNACKKAKASNGFFIRESDWVQRYCIDMTTLKVYNPQQYLKVKPENRLFIWPFEIRDAVGELNLIAAE